tatgaaaataattagttataatgtCCCCTATTGTTTGATTCATGGattgcattaatgttccttattgggctttgagctcattattttgttgataattttttaaatatccttagttcgggcgaggagtgatggTTAGGTcggggaatggtcatcattaggattttttttttgcttaggaagttaattttggacattgttagcttataagttaTATTCATTTgcattatttggtttttggaagctatttagatttgaacttacaatttttttatgatagcttgaagttgagatttggagattatgaaaatttgttagcacttgatttgttgagtttgcaatctatttggataatggattttggttgatggatgcttagttttaaagttaagtttgaagattttagaattttgtttcgCTACTCtaaacaggtatttggtaattggttacttccaattacaatatgattgtttgggtcaagTTACACTTTAAACCTTCGGGTTTAAGGTGTGAAATGACTGTCACACCCTTAGAGTGGctcttggggcgtgacaataATATCATAGACAATCCTACATACATGAAAACCGAACAGAACGGATATTATTCATAAGCTTAATCCTCTGTTCAACTTCTTAATAGTCTCAACAATGGAAAGAACAGAAGTGAAAGAAAGTCAAGGCTTCACCAGTGTAGTGGTCAGAAGCCATTGGCATTTCATACAACTCAGCGGTCCACCCAAAAAATGGACTGGTCATTTCAACtctacatacatatatatagttaTATACCTATAATATAAACCCCATGACAATTATTTCATAAGCTTGTCAAGTCGGGTATCAATCAGCTGGGAGATGGTCTCAAGAAATGCAGCTTCACTCATTCCAGGAAGCAAGGAATCCTGGGCTTCCTGAACAATCTCCTCAATGACAGATTCCTTGTTCAAGGTTACTCTGCACATGATGCTTCCAATTACAAAAGGAGTAAGACCCCTCTGTGCACCTTTCTTCAGAAGCATGGTGGAGATGCGAAGCGTGCGGGCACATTCAAGGGAAAGCTCCCAACCACAGAATTTCAGAAGTGCGATATCTTGCTCAGCATCCAGTGAGTTTATGTAGTCAATGGTGTCCAGGGAGAAAGGCTGGCGGGCTTGTGGCCAGTAAAGCCAATCAAAAGTGCAATCTTCAAACTGCAAAGAGGGCAACAATGTGAGTGTAAGAGTCAAAATAGATCTGAAAGGTTGTGTCTTATGCAACCAATACTGAAACTTTGGTGTGGTAAGACATTCTCCAGCCCTAAAGGCTAACATGCCTCAACGCAAGACATGGTGTCCAAAATCCAAGTTCAAAACCGGGTTTTCACAACAGATGCAATGCCTTTGAAAAATTGAACCTCAACCCTTTTGACAGAAAAGCCTATCAGGTTGTAGACAGAAAAGTTGTTTGAAATATGGGATTTGTACCAAGACTTGATATGACAAATAGCTCTTACATGAGTCGATTTTTACTacccaatattttttttctgctTTTCCCAACTAGTAGGCCACAGTTTAATAGCATTTCATCAATCAAGATCAGTTTCCATAGGTCCAAAAGAAGCATTCCATGACGAGTATAATTGTGAAAACAAGATAATATTTGCTTGTTAATGAATGAACTATAAAgaatagaaagaagaaaagactCACATTCTCAGGCAAGCAATATCCGTGATCAATTGGAATAAGCACAATCTGGCCATCTTTACCCTCTTTGTTCACCAGAATATTCCCAGCATGCCTATCTGTATTCGCCATTCTTATATCAAAAACACTAATCTTATGGACCTCCTCTACAGGGAAAGCCCCAGGGCCCATGTCCTCGCAACTTCCATGGCTGTTCATGAACTTCTGCAATGATCCAATCTTGACCTTCTCTTCTGAGCACTCATACCCTTCTGGATGGTTCAATCCTTTGTGCAAGCACTGAACCATTACAGTAGGTGGAACACCTGCAAAGCCAATCTCTTCATCTGAAAACAATCGAGGCCCACTCTTCGGATGATCCAGTACGTATGCTGCAACTTCCCTCACTGCTCCTTCTCCTACTCTTGTCCCCCTTTTCAATCCTTCACCATTTGAGGATGCAGGCAACCCTCTAGGATTATTAACAGCCATGGGCTCCTCATCCATGGGCTTGAAAACAGAAACATACTTGAGACCCAACGAATCTTGCATGAAATAAGTTCCTCCGGTTCCCTCAGACGATAAGATTGGGTGGTTCCCACTGTCCAATCCATCAAATGTGGAGTTGATCAAATCCCAAATAAATGAAGGGAACTTGAGCTTCGGATTAACAATGATAGGTTCCAACCAGAAATCTCTATCTGGTGGCTCCTTCTCCACAACCTGAAGCTGCTCCTCAGATCGATTCTCTCCTTCATTGGCTCCATCTCTTGtcccttcatttctatcttCTGCAACAACTGATAGCTCAAAATCTTTGTCAACAGGCTTGGCTCTGACCTTAGCCGATTTCTGAACCAACAGATGAATGATAGGATCACTGGTACAGATATCATCAATGAGAACCTGGTCATCCAGCTTATTTCCATTGCAGAAAAATTCATGATCCTCAAGATCAACAAAGCATTTCCTGGTTTTTACAATTCGTTGCTTGAGGTACCCAACATTACTATATCTATCCACATGAAACTCGAATTCCTTCCCACATGCGGTTCTAACGGTGATGGCCAGGAGATCTGATAGCTTAAGAACCAAATGCAGAACATTCCCACTGGTGACACCGTAATCCCTAACAAGAGAATCGTTTCTTGCTAACTCTCTTCCCCCAAAAACTAGCTTCTGTTTCTTCACTACAAACCCTTGACATATCTGGATCCTAAATTTCACTGACGCTATCGAATCGGACTCCAAAACACGCAGAGGAATCACAGAACCGGCGACAGTGAGATAAACTAGGATTGATTCGCTGGAGCAAGGCTCTGGTTGGCCATGGAAAAAACCCGGTGAATGTACCGATTCACCGCGAATGGGACTCGATGCAACAGCAGCCACAGACATTTTTCTCAAAGCCCAGAAACCCTGAACCTTCTTTTGCCTAATTCAAATTACAAGCTTCAGTACCCATCAATCAATAGGTATGAATGATTCAATACAACAAGACCATTAACAATGAAATCCACTGAATCCTTCAAACCCAAATACACAGAACATCAAAGATACAAAGCTATACACAAatcaaaaattggaaaaaggCGAAAATCTAAAATTCCCAACAAAGGAATTACAATTCCAAAGATTCAACAACTCAAACTCTCAAAAACCTCCAACAGCCTCAGGAATCGAACTGCATCACTCAAATCAACCACAATCCAGATATCAAATTCACAAATTTCAGCTCCCGGGGCTTCCAAACCTATGAAAATATGTGCATTAAGGGTTTCAGAGAGTGAGATGAACTGGGAAATTTTGATAACCTAGAGAAATGGAAATGGAGAGTGGATTCTTACCAAAAGGGGAAGAATCAGAGGCCAAAGAGTGAAGGATAAGAACTTATATTGgagaacaagaaaatgaaagagaggTGCTGCAGAGATGGCAATTGATTGGCGATGAATCGAACCGATTTTccactttttccaaaattaggCTCGTTTTGGTCACCAATTCACAGGTGCGATCTTCGGCGAGTTTTTCTCCTCCGGGTTGAACGTCGGTGACTGAGCGAGGACGGACTTTTAGCCGTTGGTTTGGGTCTGTGTATTTGCTTTGACTTGGCTACTCTGACggaaatttatttcattttaaaaacgATGACGTTAACGGTCAAATTAACCGCCGTTTGctagtaaaaggaaagaaattgaagTTGCCTCCCAGGCTCCTACCAGTACGCTCAGAAACTTGCAAGAAGCTTCTATTCTATGTACGAAAATACCCCTCACCatactttttgtttaattttttactggagaaatagaataaaagaaagaaaaaaaagaaatattacacgtcgttataaaattaatttactaattaaataaaataagaaacttacTTGAACCGTCTATGATATTTCCtagaataaaaatctatttcataaattaaaatatttttttatccattttcaccaaagttatatttgattttctaaaaatattaagaaaaaatatatatttaaaaaataaaattctcatatttaattatattaaataaaaatattaaattaaatttattataaagttatatatttttaaattatttaatttttatatttaataattaaaataaataaaacaaatttgaagCAAGTCAATAATAtactctcttttttcttcttttttttcttcaagaacttttaaaagtgatttttgttttcgatattcaccaaaaaaaaaaaattattaattaacgATTCAGATTTGATGGTTTACTTTCAATGGTGGAAATTGAAAGTACCATGGCTTATTAAAAAAGTACCCTGGATTTTCCCAAAAGGCAAAGGGTATTATGGTTATTTCAAGGAATATTGCCGTTGGTTAATTTACCTTGTACAAAGCTATTATTTTATTCTCCCGAGCGCTTATAGTTTATAGGTTGCCAGGACGTAAGTGATGATGTTTCCGTCAATTGTCACATATCGCATATTTCTCTTCTTCCATGCGGGGTGATCTTAGCATAGCCCTAAAATacctatttattaatttcattttttcccatttgtctttttccaacattttcttaatattgaaatatgtttggtcttcatcaagtattaagaaaataataaaaaaaataataaatttttttttctcatatttaatttcactataaaaaatacaaaagaaagtgaaatataaataaaattaattagaaatatatgaattttaaaattatttaatctttgaaaaaataaatgaaataaatttaaaaaatggtataaaaataatttattaattttaaatttattttttattttttctttattttctttccctcctattttccctcaaaatttctaatatcgaaatataacttaaaagttttatttataagtCAAActataacttttttgaaaataataattcaatctttttgtaattaaatattaaagtaaaaattattacataaataatttaaatttatataaaaaaattcttaattataTTCTACATGAAACATTCCACCATGGATAAACCCTTTTGTACTACAAAATATATTACAagcttatttttattaatgacataaatcattgaaaattttattttttaaaattaattctaattaagatgatatttttttttttctaaaatcaaaatgatagattcaaatttatttgaaatatgaataaaaattgataataaaaaaattgtcatttagacttcatatttcaaataattttttatttatttttatatattcatacaatacatcttaatttaaaatttaatgcaAAGGGTATTTCAAAcatcttaaaaattttatatttcaaatattttttttagaattaaaaaattaaaaaaataataatctaatgCAAAAGGGTATTGGCCTTCACaaaaccatgtgaggacttgtTATTCTTGTCCCCtcaatctaatttttttaggtGTATTATTGTGTCTCGAAAGCACTACAATCTTTCAAGTCTCTCTTCCTTTCCCATTGAGAACTTAAAttcatcaaaattaaataaaatttattgattaaaataatcatttaattACAAATTGATATTTCCAAGTGAGATTTGCAATTAGGAAGGAAGGTTCACATGCATTGAATATTAGGCTCTATGATAAAAATGTAATGACTTGAGAACCCAAAAAGAAAACcccaaataaagaaaacaaaggtGGGTTAGAGTTTCCAAATATACTAAATGGAAAGGTGCATTATGAAAAAAGGAATTGTGATGTGTGGGGGCTAAGTTCTTTAGGTGTTCCCCCCTTTAGTGGTTACATTATTTTgtggatcaaattttttgataaattcaatTCATTCTAATTATAGAGTAAAGGACAAGGGACTTTATTCTCATTGCCACTATGATGGGATTTGCATGTGGGTTTGGACCCCCTCCCCTCCCCACCCCTCTCCCACACCCCACAACCTTGGTCTAAAAATGGGTTCATTGTTGACACATGGATTACCATTTTTAATgtgtttataaatttttttctctaaattagaaaaaacatttttgaactTGTCGGCGATTTTTTTGGTTTGATGACAAGATTGTAGTTTTAGGTCGTTGGCTTGATTCATTCGTATCGAAAGCATTTCAAATTCGTAGTTTTAACTACAttcattttttgctttttctagataaattatatatccgtattccttttatctttttccTATTATTACTTCTTTGATGTGAAATGAGCataacaaaatttatgaaaaatatttttctttaagtgaATTTATATTTCGTATTTCCCATTTCAAGATTATCCTATCCcgtttaattaaatatatatatttttatattttttgacatactaaaatattttttttattttttttaagatagcattattattattgttattattatttacatagaatGCAATTAGGGGTTATCATCAAGTGTACATAGATAAGAATTTTAGACCACACAAGTGtcatagaattaaaaataaaataaaattctaattgaATTTATTCTATGCTTTTGTTATTGCAAAGATGCCTAAATACTTATCATAAGTCGAGTTCTTGATTAATAACAAAGTCATAAGTGACTAAGCTTGTCTTGTCaacatgatatatgatatatctactTTTTCTAAAGattcaaattctttttaaaagaatttatatatatatattctttttgtaTACCCACCTTATATTTTTATGGGAATTTGTTCACTTTATATTTGTGGgaattttatgtcaaataattaaaagtatggTTGGAATCATGTCTATGTTATAAGTCATAACAAGTCATAAGAGAGAAATTAAAAAgtaatgttgaaaattttttagcagaaaaattttatatagtATATTATGagtctttttaaatattttagatttattaattttttgttgaaaataatttgctttcaaataatttatttattttatcttctaTTCACTCATTActtatttctcaattttttttactaaataaaaaaaatgaaaatatttgatttttttttttgaatgctataaaattattggtttttctttattttttaatacttaataaaaataaaatattaaaaaacaaacgaCTTAATATgtaatactattaaacattttaagttctattgagaattaagtaaaaaaataattaaatcgAACCTATTGACAAcaaatttactttaattatattggttaatatcaatagtttatttttatctgaatataaaaatttaaatattttgcaAACAAACACCACTTCTAAACTATGAGTATATTTGGTTCCACTTCTAATTTCaagcttttaatttttataaattaaattctaaaatggttttgaaaataatgtctagtaataattttttactttaatagaaagtaaaaatattttaaaaaaataaaaataaatgaaacatgAGGTCACATCTCTTATGAAGTAACCATAAGATGTGAGACATATTACTAGGTGTGAATACATATATACTGTATTAATTCTAGAAATGGAATAAAGGTCTCTAATCTTTAAGAATAGGTCCGTGAGTTTCATAAGTTCATGAACATCAAGTGTTTGAACGATTAGTCAATTAATCTCTATTTTGTGTGAATCTTATCGTAATGATTGAAggtttaatatttgaatttcattttattacttgCAATTTTGTAGATTTTATATTAGTATCTAGTGGtaatattttactttaatagaaaataaaaatatttttaaaagtatttgaaTCCTAAATTTCCTtacacaattttcaaaataaaaaattaacactaGATCTCATAGAATTTTCTTCTTTGTCAAATGAAAAAGTTTgtcccaaattataaaataaaaaaatagaaaaaatactTCCTTTTACTTATATCTGTCTAATTATTACACAcgtctttattttattctaaaataaaaataaaaatgtaattttataaacaataaaattataattaaaaaaatattaaaataaaattgatattagttttcataatttatttggaGTAAAATCCACTCGTGTCAGTGTCATTTAATCCACTTTATTAACATGACCCCCATAACTCCGGAGGAACCTTTTCCTAACTCTTTTTTACACGTGGCGAAAAGTCCGCTCGATCGGGGACGCTCTTGTATGCCGTTACCAGACATTACCGTTATGGCCGGCCAAACAGTGGACACGTGGTGTTCTTTGATAGGTGTTGACACGTGAGCTTTGGTTCACAATGGTCAAAAGTCCACCGTcctatgttttcaaattaaagaGACGGGACAGCCTGTGGGTCCTacagaaattttaaaatacgcTCGACCTCTGGAAGGATTCAGTGCGTCCGGTCATCAGGCCAGTAAATGATCGCCACGTTGAAATATTTTGACGTGGTCATCTGTTATTGGATTAATTTTTTGAGAAAGTGTAGTAGCTTTATTTTGACGTGGAGGCATTGGATTCAAACGATGAGACTTTCAATGTCTTGATGCATTGGTACCAAATTGGTTCGGTCCTTCCAAGTTCCAACAAGAGgggcttttgaaaaaattcgcactttaaaaatatatattttttaaaataaagttaattttCCTCATATACCCTTTAGATTTGGCTAAATGCACtgatttttcattgatttgaaattttattaaacactcCCCTACCcttctcatttaattttaaataaattcataaataaataaatatca
This DNA window, taken from Vitis vinifera cultivar Pinot Noir 40024 chromosome 2, ASM3070453v1, encodes the following:
- the LOC100249570 gene encoding phosphatidylinositol 4-kinase gamma 2, producing the protein MSVAAVASSPIRGESVHSPGFFHGQPEPCSSESILVYLTVAGSVIPLRVLESDSIASVKFRIQICQGFVVKKQKLVFGGRELARNDSLVRDYGVTSGNVLHLVLKLSDLLAITVRTACGKEFEFHVDRYSNVGYLKQRIVKTRKCFVDLEDHEFFCNGNKLDDQVLIDDICTSDPIIHLLVQKSAKVRAKPVDKDFELSVVAEDRNEGTRDGANEGENRSEEQLQVVEKEPPDRDFWLEPIIVNPKLKFPSFIWDLINSTFDGLDSGNHPILSSEGTGGTYFMQDSLGLKYVSVFKPMDEEPMAVNNPRGLPASSNGEGLKRGTRVGEGAVREVAAYVLDHPKSGPRLFSDEEIGFAGVPPTVMVQCLHKGLNHPEGYECSEEKVKIGSLQKFMNSHGSCEDMGPGAFPVEEVHKISVFDIRMANTDRHAGNILVNKEGKDGQIVLIPIDHGYCLPENFEDCTFDWLYWPQARQPFSLDTIDYINSLDAEQDIALLKFCGWELSLECARTLRISTMLLKKGAQRGLTPFVIGSIMCRVTLNKESVIEEIVQEAQDSLLPGMSEAAFLETISQLIDTRLDKLMK